DNA from Branchiostoma floridae strain S238N-H82 chromosome 15, Bfl_VNyyK, whole genome shotgun sequence:
TTTATGTGACGTTCGAAACATCATTGTTCATGTATACCAAAGACTTGTCTGTAACCTCAAGGAAATGCTAGCACTTGAATACTCGGACATTGATTTGAGAACAGACTGAGGTGAAGAGATTTGTATGGGGAATATTAGCCACTTaaagtttgtacaaaatataatgTAAATCCAGAAATATTGGCGGTTCGtagttttcgcagtgaccacaATTTTCGTCCTGTCTTCTTTCCACTTCCCTTGTCTAAACCCTATtttatgtatgcatgtacattgtcGAGTATTGTGGTGTGTTGGAGGCGCCTGTTACGGAAGACGCGTGGATACTAACTGTTAACAAAGCACATTTTTTCCTTAACGTTgaaattactgtaaatttaAATcgctgtgaacttaaatgcatttttaatACATCTTCAAGCTCTGTCTCGGTTAGCAATGGAAGAATACAAATAGGCCTCCATGACTTTTGTTTCTGCCTGACCAGGAAGCCATGATATGAATTTCTATCCCTGCGTTTAGGTACGTTGAGAGTATCTGTGAAAGCGGGAGATACGACGACTGAGATCTGGAGTCTCAGATCTGGTAACCAAGGTAACCAGTGGTTCAGCGTCAATGTGAGCATTCCGGTCACCGGAAGTTACCAGGTTATTTTTGAAGGGGTCAGAGGAAGTGGGGCCTATGGTGACATTGTAATAGATGACGTCAGTATCCTACAAGAAGCCTGTCCAGGTAatacatgttgtttttaaatcttACTTAACGTTTGCAATCACTTACCTACTTCTATTTCACAAACGTTAATATCATCGGTGAATCTCCTACATGTGGACACAGGTAGACAAACAGAACTTAAGTCTTCTCACAAAGGCAAATCCACATGTGTACACATGTTACATTTGGTTGTGTCTCTAGTTGCTATTTCAGGAGTACAATGTCCGGCACTCGCAGTTCCAGACAACGGAGTGCTGAATGGCGGGAACTCCTATCAGGACGTGGTCCAGTTTACCTGTAACCATGGATACCAGCTGATAGGAGAATCCAGCCGGACGTGCCAGGCTGACGGGACATGGACTGGAGCGGCCCCGACATGCATCGGTAACACCAAACAAAAGCTTAACGTACTTGAGCTAGGAAAGAAGTTAGATATGTGTTGTTGACTGTTTCACCTTGTCAAAATGTATGCCCAGGGTTTAATATCCATGtgtttgttacatgtttatCTCTAGTCGacattttgttttacatgtcaGGAGTACAATGCTCGACACTCACAGCCCCAGAGAACGGTGCCGTGAATGGCGGGAACTCCTATCAGAACGTGGTCCAGTTTACCTGTTACCATGGATACCAGCTGATAGGAGATTCCAGCCGGACGTGCCAGGCTGACGGGACATGGACTGGAGCGAACCCGGCATGCATCGGTAACACTGATATAGCTTATCGTACCTGAGTTAGCAGAGGAGTTCGAAATGTCTTGCTGATTGGTTCACCGtgtcaaaatttgcatgtcaAGGGTACAATGTCCACGTGTATGGAGGCATGAGCTAAGTCCATGTTCAGATACAAAAATGCTATTATGTAAAACGTTATTATCTTCCGTCTTTTGCTTGAGATATGTGCATATATTTCTACTCTAAAGTAGAACAATAGTGTTAACTTTCCCTTTGTTTCCAGACATAGACAGTTGTTCGCCGAACCCCTGTGTCACGCGGGCCCAATGTACTGACGTCATTGCCCCGGGTACAGGATTCAGGTGTACCTGCGGGACTGGATATGTGGGAGATGGACTTAAAAGCGGAACTGGATGTACAGGTGAGGTGTGGTATTGAActtgtattatcatatagccaggcgccgcggaccaatcagaaggccccgttccacgttggttatgacgccgtaatacttagaaaaggagcgaaacatattccagagcagagggaataagtacaaaCTGCAAGAAgaggggaatggctccttctgctaacattgataatgttttgttgttctaaagagccaaagactacaatgtttcgaatattttctgtggaaattttggtttcaaaatgcaatctgtaatctttaaatgtatgtaccaaagaacaaattcaaccaaggaattcacacgtgtggtaccaagggatctatgcgtcatacaggagtttgcaagtttgggtaggctatatgatattAATTTTGATAACCCGCCTGtacctcggtgtacatggtgtcataacgcctggtcctttgctataaccacttCATAAAAGCACCttgttcgcttcgctcactcggtggttttattcggtggatacacatgtatagcaaaggaccaggcgttatgacaccatatacaccttggggcgggtcattaacccttaattcatgCTCCACGTAACTCTGCGTTTTCTCATCCACATCTCATATATCAGACCAGCAATTCATTATATCCTAGAGTAAATTACCAAATCGTGTCTTTTCCAGATTCCAACGGATGTTCACCGAACCCATGTGTCAGCCAGGCCTCCTGTGCTGACGTCTCAGCCCCGGGTACAGGAGCCACATGTACGTGTGGGACCGGATATGAGGGAGATGGTCGTCAAGATGGATCTGGATGTTCAGGTAAGATTTTGGCTAATGCCTTCATTTTACTCACGGAGTAATCCAGCAGAAAATACCGCGTCAGTTATTAATTAGAAAAGCAGGTAGGTGTTCAGCAATGCTAATAtagaaaactttttattattaGCTTTCGTCTTTTGCGGGATGTATATACTCTAAAGTAGAACAGTAGTGTTAACTTTCATTTCGCTTTCAGACATCGACGGTTGTTTACCGAACCCATGTGTTACCCAGGCCAGTTGTGCTGACGTCATTGCTCCAGGTACAGGAGCTACATGCACCTGTAGGGCTGGATATGTGGGAGATGGACGGAATGACGGAACTGGATGTACAGGTGAGGTGTGGTGTTGAAACTTGTCTTCACGCTCCACGTAACTCTGCTTCTTCAGTATCCACATCTCATATATCAGACCGACACTTCTGATCCTAGAGTAAACTACCAAATCTTGTCTTTTCAAGATAACAACGGATGTTCATCGAACCCATGTGTCGCCCTGGCTTCTTGTACTGACGTCCCAGCCCCAGGTGCAGGAGCAATTTGCACGTGCGGGACGGGATATGAGGGAGATGGTCGTCATGATGGAATTGGGTGTTCAGGTAAGAAGTGGGCAAATGCCTTCCTTCCACTAACGTCATAACCGTGTCAAATTTGATGATTAGAAAAGTGGGTCGGTATTGACTgttgtgtaacgttacgtacataTTCCAATACAATATTCAGCAATGCTATGCTATATGGTACCTCTGGTGTTTTgcttgaggtttttttttttactctaaaGCAGCACAATGTTAAATTTCCTTTCCAGACATCGACGGTTGTTCATTCAGCCCATGTGTTAACTAACCTTGGCTTAACCTACTGTTCTACTCTAAAGTAGCTAGAACAATAATTTCAGCTTTCACTTCCTTTCCTTTCCAGATATCAACGGATGTTCACCGAACCCCTGTGTTGCCCAGGCTTCTTGTGCTGACGTCTCAGCCCCGGGTACAGGAGCTATATGTACCTGTGGGACCGAATATGAGGGAGACGGTCGTAAAGATGGAACCGGATGTTCAGGTAAGATGTGGGCTAGTGCTTTCATTCTACTCCCGTAGCAACCCAGCAGAATaccatgtaaattttatgataAGAAAAGTGGGTAGGTGTTGACTTTTGTGCTGCACTTATTAGCTAGGACcatgttcaaatacaatatttAGCAATACTATTATCATGGAAACCTTTGTTATTAGCTCTCGTCTATTGCTCGACgtgtatttttacttttaacTAGAACAATAAATTCAACTttcatttcctttcttttcctttccagATATCAACGGTTGTTCACCGAACCCATGTGTCAGTCGGGCCTGCTGTGCTGACGTCCCAGCCCCGGGTACAGGAGCCACATGTACCTGTGGGACTGGATATGATGGAGATGGTCGTCAAgatggaactggatgttcaggtaagATGTGGGCAAATGCCTTCATTCTACTCACGGAGCAACCCAGCAGAGAATACCGCGTCAAATATTGATTTGAAAGGCGGGTAGATGTTAAGCAATGCTGATAGAAAACTTTGTTATTAGCTTTCGTCTTTTGCCGGTTGTATATACTCTAATGTAGAACAGTAATGTTAACTTTCATTTCGCTTTCAGACATCGACGGTTGTTTACCGAACCCATGTGTTACCCAGGCCAGTTGTGCTGACGTCATTGCTCCAGGTACaggagctacatgtacctgtagggCTGGATATGTGGGGGATGGACGGAATGACGGAACTGGATGTACAGGTGAGGTGTGGTGTTGAAACTTGTCTTCACGATCCACGTAACTCTACTTCTTCAGTATCCACATCTCATATATCAGACCGACACTTCTTCTGATCCTAGAGTAAATTACCAAATCCTGTCTTTTTAAGATAACAATGGATGTTCATCGAACCCATGTGTCGCCCTGGCTTCTTGTACTGACGTCCCAGCCCCGGGTGCAGGAGCAATATGTACGTGCGGAAcggggtatgagggagatggtcGTAGAGATGGAACTGGGTGTTCAGGTAAGATGTGGGCAAATGCCTTCATTCCACTAACGTCATAACCGTGTCAAATTTGATGATTAGAAAAGTGGGTCGGTATTGACTGTTGTGCAACGTTACGtacatattcaaatacaatattcAGCAATGCTATGCTATATGGTACCTCTGATGTTTTGCTTgaggttttcttttttactcTAAAGCAGTCCAATGTTAACTTTCCTTTCCAGACTTCGACTTTTGTTCATTCAGCCCATGTGTTAACTAACCTTGGCTTAACCCACTGTTCTACTCTAAAGTAGCTAGAACAATAATTACAACTTTCACTTGCTTTCCTTTCCAGATATCAACGGATGTTCACCGAACCCCTGTGTTGCCCAGGCCCGTTGTACTGACGTCCCAGCCTCGGGTACAGGAGCCACATGTACCTGTGGGACCGGATATGTGGGTGATGCTCGTAAAgatggaactggatgttcaggtaagATGTTTGCGTATGCTTTCATTCCACACACGAAGTAACCCAGCAGAAAATACCGCGTCAAATATTGATTAAAAAAGCGGGTAGGTCTTAAGCAATGCTGATATAGAAAACTTTGTTATTACATGTTCATGGTAGGATTGCTAGTAGAGCAATCGTATGGAATTTCGCTGAAGGAagcgacctttgacctcactGAGCGATATCCACTGCCTGGGTCGGCCGGGCTCgcctttcgcagtggttttatgttagcggttttcgcggtggccgcttcatcgcgaatttaaaaccaccgcaaacattttccattgcaataagagactacagttcatggtgctaccgcgtactttaaaaccaccacgaacagtccttttcTCGCTAGTGCGAAATTAactccccgcgaacttaaatgcatttacagtagttttcgTCTTTTGCTCGATGTATATACTCTAAAGTAGAACAGTAGTGTTAACTTTCATTTCGCTTTCAGACATCGACGGTTGTTTACCGAACCCATGTGTTACCCAGGCCAGTTGTGCTGACGTCATTGCTCCAGGTACaggagctacatgtacctgtagggCTGGATATGTGGGGGATGGACGGAATGACGGAACTGGATGTACAGGTGAGGTGTTGAAACTTGCCTTCACGCTCCACGTAACTCTGCTTCTTCAGTATCCACATCTCATATATCAGGCCGACACTTCTTCTGATCCTAGAGTAAATTACCAAATCCTGTCTTTTTAAGATAACAATGGATGTTCATCGAACCCATGTGTCGCCCTGGCTTCTTGTACTGACGTCCCAGCCCCTGGTGCAGGAGCAATATGTACGTGCGGAAcggggtatgagggagatggtcGTAGAGATGGAACTGGGTGTTCAGGTAAGAAGTGGGCAAATGCCTTCATTCCACAAACGTCATAACCGTGTCAAATTTGATGATTAGAAAAGTGGGTCGGTATTGACTGTTGTGCAACGTTACGTAcatgttcaaatacaatattcAGCAATGCTATGCGATATGGTACCTCTGGTGTTTTGCTTGAGctcaggatttttttttactctaaaGCAGTCCAATGTTAACTTTCCTTTCCAGACTTTGACTTTTGTTCATTCATCCCATGTGTTAACTAACCTTGGCTTAACCTGCTGTTCTACTCGAAAGTAGCTAAAACAATAATTTCAACTTTCACTTGCTTTCCTTTCCAGATATCAATGGATGTTCACCGAACCCCTGTGTTGCCCAGTCTTCTTGTGCTGACGTCCCAGCCTCGGGTACAGGAGCTATATGTACCTGTGGGACCGGATATGTGGGAGATGGTCGTAAAGATGGATCCGGATGTTTAGGTAAGATGTGGGCTAGTGCTTTCATTCTACTCACGTAGCAACCCAGCAGAATaccatgtaaattttatgatatgaaaAGTGGGTCGGTGATGACTTTTGTGCTGTACTTATTAGCTAGGGCCATGTTCAAATACAACATTCAGCAATACTATTATGGAAACCTTTGTTATTAGCTCTCGTCTATTGCTCGAAgtatatttttacttttaacTAGAACAATAAATTCAACTttcatttcctttcttttcctttccagACATCAACGGATGTTCACCGAACCCCTGTGTCACCCAGGCCTCCTGTGCTGACGTCCCAGCCCCGGGTACAGGAGCCACATGTACCTGTGGGGCGGGATATGATGGAGATGGTCGTCAAgatggaactggatgttcaggtaagATGTGGGCAAGTGCCTTCATTCTACTCACGGAGCAACCCAGCAGAGAATACCGCGTCAAATATTGATTTGAAAGGCGGGTAGATGTTAAGCAATGCTGATAGAAAACTTTGTTATTAGCTCCGTCTTTTGCGGGATGTATATACTCTAATGTACAACAGTAATGTTAACTTTCATTTCGTTTTCAGACATCGACTCTTGTTTACCGAACCCATGTGTTACCCAGGCCAGTTGTGCTGACGTCATTGCTCCAGGTACaggagctacatgtacctgtagggCTGGATATGTGGGGGATGGACGGAATGACGGAACTGGATGTACAGGTGAGGTGTGGTGTTGAAACTTGTCTTCACGCTCCACGTAACTCTGCTTCTTCAGTACCCACATCTCATATATGAGGCCGACACTTCTTCTGATCCTAGAGTAAATTACCAAACCCTGTCTTTTTAAGATAACAATGGATGTTCACCGAACCCATGTGTCGCCCTGGCTTCTTGTACTGACGTCCCAGCCCCGGGTACAGGAGCAATATGTACGTGCGGAAcggggtatgagggagatggtcGTAGAGATGGAACTGGGTGTTCAGGTAAGAAGTGGGCAAATGCCTTTATTCCACTAACGTCATAACCGTGTCAAATTTGATGATTAGAAAAGTGGGTCGGTATTGACTGTGGTGCAACGTTACGtacatattcaaatacaatattcAGCAATGCTATGCGATATGGTACCTCTGATGTTTTgcttgaggttttttttttactctaaaGCAGTACAATGTTAAATTTCCTTTCCAGACATCGACTTTTGTTCATTCAGCCCATGTGTTGGCTTAACCTACTGTTCTACTCTAAAGTAGCTAGAACAATAATTTCAGCTTTCACTTCCTTTCCTTTCCAGATATCAACGGATGTTCACCGAACCCATGTGTTGCCCAGGCTTCTTGTGCTGACGTCTCAGCCCCGGGTACAGGAGCTATATGTACCTGTGGGACCGGGTATGAGGGAGACGGTCGTAAAGATGGAACCGGATGTTCAGGTAAGATGTGGGCTAGTGCTTTCATTCTACTCCCGTAGCAACCCAGCAGAATACCATGTAAATATTATGATAAGAAAAGTGGGTCAGTGTTGACTTGTGTGCTGTCAAATACAATATTCAGCAATACTATTATGGAAACCTTTGTTATTAGCTCTCGTCTATTGCTCGaagtatatttttatttttaactaAAACAATAAATTCAACTttcatttcctttcttttcctttccagACATCAACGGTTGTTCACCGAACCCCTGTGTCACCCAGGCCTCCTGTGCTGACGTCCCAGCCCCGGGTACAGGAGCCACATGTACCTGTGGGGCGGGATATGATGGTGATGCTCGTAAAgatggaactggatgttcaggtaagATGTGGGCAAGTGCCTTCATTCTACTCACGGAGCAACCCAGCAGAGAATACCGCGTCAAATATTGATTTGAAAGGCGGGTAGATGTTAAGCAATGCTGATAGAAAACTTTGTTATTAGCTCCGTCTTTTGCGGGATGTACGTATATACTCTAATGTACAACAATAATGCTAACTTTCATTTCGTTTTCAGACATCGACGGTTGTTTACCGAACCCATGTGTTACCCAGGCCAATTGCTCAATGTGTCTAAGACACGCTAGTGGTCTAAATTAGGGGTAATACAGGGCTACCTGGAAAATCGAGTGTATCTCAAGTTTGGAGCGGCCAATTAACTTCATATTTTCAGGAAAGTTCAACCAAATACCCAAGAGTCTAACAAAGTTGTTATTTGTTAGGaaaatctgcataatttatcCATGATTCATAATAATATTGGACCCATTTGACTCACTGAATATTGGCCTACACTCAGCGCTTCCGGTCAGAATTGGTACATGAAATTTTCAGAGGATGTGGAGAAAGTTGCACTCTATCGGAATGTCGAGAGCTGTACACTCCAGAGTATAAGACAATgcttagatttcaaaatattaatatcattttAGGGGTGGCTATGACTTTGCCTACCGATAGCCAAATACACAATAATAGAATAGAGATAGGGAGTCGATATTCATATAAACCAACTTGTTGCGTATTGTTTGCACCCAATTTCAACATTGTAACCCAAAGCCAAGCGCTAAGTGAGaggctttaaagtttaaaagtcAAAATTCTAGTAAATTTGCTCCTTCGGGCCCATCAATCATCATCAATCACGCTGACAGCCTGTCATCTGTGAATAGACTAATTGTTTTCGCACCTTCGCTCAAAGTAATTATGGGCAATTATTTTTAATTATGCATAGAAGACATACAGAGCCACACAAGCAGAATGGTATCCATTCAAGTCCAAATTACAAAGTTGtctcaacaaggaggttaaataacatgtattttaaTCTCCTTGTTTCCAAAACTGTATTTCAAAGACTAGTAAGAAGGCAAAATACTTCAGGTACACGGTAAAATGGATAGACAGAAAATCTAATAGTAACATTTCATACCCCGAATGGACCCAGTGAAATGTGTATTCAGCCGTCTGGTATAAATGCTTGAAACATGCACCTATCGTAACTTTTCTGTAGAAGGAATTTTTGTTTCCGATTTTTTAGGCCTTCTGTAATTTCAAGAGCTGTGATTTTGATTAGAAAACATGCTTACACTTCTTGATGACGTAAAATGTTACGTGATGATAGCTATGGAAGAACACAGCCGTTCAACGGTTGGGTCACTtagattttttaacctccttgcttagaTCAAGGACTATAGTCTAGTATAGATGTGGCTTCTACCACTGCTTCCTTCGGGGGGATGGGACTGTGAAATTCGGCTCCAAAACGGGAATTTGACCAGAGGGGTCAGTATGTATAGCAAGTCTGgaaaatgtacatattctttCACAACTAATTGGGAAATATTGATTTTACAAATACCTCACGGTCGACAATGGCCAGGAATAGCGAGATTTTTACCTGATTTGTGGAGACAGTCGCGAAGTATATGAATCGCTTTCCTATCAAGGCGTtaaacctccaagcagatcttgctgtggcaatgGAAatgagtttagccggcagaggactTATTGGCCACAGCTATTAGTTCATATAAAGCATATACCTCACGGTCGACAATGGCCAGGAATAGCGAGATTTTTACCTGATTTGTGGAGACAGTCGCGAAGTATATGAATCGCTTTCCTATCAAGGCGTtaaacctccaagcagatcttgctgtggcaatgGAAatgagtttagccggcagaggactTATTGGCCACAGCTATTAGTTCATATAAAGCATACAGCCTCCTGTGCAGATCCTCAGAGTAGCTGTAGGTTTTCTATTCTTTTCTAATATGGACAAGCgtgagtactagtactagtgctaCTGGGGTTGGCGTTAACCAATCAAACTtggaaatatcagaaaatgaGATAGAAAACAAGTCCAGTGGGCCTTTCTGACTATTGCTGTCCCATAAGTAGAAATATTTCCTCAAGTCCCAAAAGGAAAATTCAGACAAAGCTTACGTGATACCATCCACCAACCCCCCACCCTCCCCGTGCAAGCGGGAAAGTCAAGTGATGTGTATTCACTTGTCTGGCATAAATGCTCAAAGGTTTATCTTTTCAACGCTTGCTACAAACATGCGCTTGTTGCTTCTTTCCCTGAGCCATATAGTGGAAGGAATGTATCATTTCCCCTTTGATTGAATCATGGATACTATAATAATTCTGGTTTGTTCCTTAACTGAAGAGTAGTCTAGAGAACACATCGCGTCCGCACGCTTGGCTTGCCTGCATTTCCTTGCCAGAAACAAAGCACAAAAGATTGTCTAGCCGTCGCGCCGCATTCAAAATACAAGCCAGTGTGATGTTCTTGATTTATAAGAAGGCATATGCTAACAGGGTAGAGGTTGTGGTGGCTATGTTTATTTTGCTGCCCAGTGAGAAAATTGATATTCTAAACATTTAGTTTAGCAGCATTGATCGGTTCATTTTGTGATATGCCATTGTCAAGTCTCAGAACATTGCTATGTTTGTAAGTTGACAACAAGCTTGGCCTGCAGTTTTGTTGAGAGAGCCGTAATTTGTTTGGATTGTATGTTTTAATGGGGACTACTCAACAGGGTGTGAAATCTGCGCAAACGAATGCAAAATAGAAGGAGGAGTAATGGGCGGTGAAACTACAGCAATTATCGCCCTAACTATGAAATATTCAGGAGCTTCTACTAGCACCTTTcctcatttcaatgtcattatAATATTTAAATGAGAGGTTGGGTAGGACATGACGAGCGTGTCTTAGACGCATTGAGTGTGCTGACGTCATTGCTCCAGGTACaggagctacatgtacctgtagggCTGGATATGTGGGAGATGGACGGAATGACGGAACTGGATGTACAGGTGAGGTGTGGTGTTGAAACTTGTCTTCACGCTCCACGTAACTCTGCTTCTTCAGTATCCACATCTCATATATCAGACCGACACTTCTGATCCTAGAGTAAACTATCAAATCGTGTCTTTTCAAGATAACAACGGATGTTCATCGAACCCATGTGTTACCCTGGCTTCTTGTACTGACGTCCCAGCCCCGGGTGCAGGAGCAATATGTACGTGCGGAAcggggtatgagggagatggtcGTAAAGGTGGAACTGGGTGTTCAGGTAAGATGTGGAAAAATGTCTTCATTATACTCACGGAGCAACCCAGCAGAATACCATGTAAGTTTTATAATAAGAAAAGTGGGTCGGTGCTGACTTTTGTGCTGTGCTAAGTTAGGGCcatgttcaaatacaatattcAGCAATACTATTATGGAAACCTTTGTTATTAGCTCTCGTCTATTGCTTTAAgtatatttttacttttaacTAGAACAATAAATTCAACTttcatttcctttcttttcgTTTCCAGACATCGACGGTTGTTCACCGAACCCCTGTGTCAGCCGGGCCCGTTGTACAGACGTCAGTGCACCTGGTACAGGAGCCACATGTACCTGTGGGACCGGATATGAGGGAGATGGTCGTCAAGATGGATCTGGATGTTCAGGTAAGATGTGGGCGAATGCCTTCATTTTACTCACGGAGTAACCCAACAGAAAAGACCGTGTAAAATGTTATGGTTAAAAAGGTGGGTCGGTGCTAGTGCTTCAATCGCCATTGCGCCGGTGCCAAATAAGACAAAAGTAAATGTCCCGGTAAACGGCGTTTTCACGTGTAGGTGTCGCCAGTAGTGTTAACTTTACCTTTATTTCTAGACATCGACGGTTGTTCATCGAACCCCTGTGTCAGCCAAGCCCATTGTACTGACGTCATTGCACCAAGTACTGGATTCACATGCACCTGTAGGGCTGGATATGTAGGGGATGGACGGAATGACGGAACTGGATGTACAGGTGAGGTGTGATGTGGTGTAAGAGTCTCATCCATGCTCAACGTAATTGTTTCTGCTGTAAATGTCTCATTTAGTGCTTCTTCGTTTTGTATAAATTTGATTTCATATACTAGAAAGGATGGCCATTTGGAATTTTTGGTGTCTTTTCCAGAAACTTACACTTGTTCGCCGAACCTATGTGTAAGCCTGGCCCGTTGCACTGACGTCCCT
Protein-coding regions in this window:
- the LOC118432292 gene encoding uncharacterized protein LOC118432292, with the translated sequence MQHKDVLVNIPGNVTADSLFIANHINQQFAAVAQGRPCLDPTLLPAYMPCRAPPPEVFPWDVYNILRKLKVGKAPGPDQLSSRVLREFACEFSTPLADILNASLKEGYVPQQWKDAIVVPLPKSQPPSISKLRPVSLTSQLAKVAETFVSKWLLRDIRPSLDPQQYGSLKGRSTAQYLVSLLDYVTKESDKLGNITTMVMTDFSKAFDRIDHTSELDTFSDWAKLNHMLLNAEKCHYMYIEASSPRQQGDIARLVSPTYLLHSGSQCLLFWTHMYGLQTGTLRVSVNAGNTTTEIWSRSGNQGNQWFSVAVSIPVTGSYQVIYEVVRGSGDQGDIAIDDVSILQEPCPEANANTSLSWFDFYDEKELDGNTFDQIPDISVEECALRCLVGTDAVWSGLCQSFEYDHQDGACVLSRANKDTPGAILSDSDPRSRYDYYHRRDSPYSCDFEANLCRYTQDTTDDFQWTRNSGRTRYSSTGPTGDHTTGSGYYIYIDSTYPRQQGDIARLISPTYRLYRGSQCLLFWTHMYGSSTGTLRVSVKAGGTTTEIWSRSGNQGNQWFSVAVSIPVTGSYQVIFEGVRGGNAHGDITIDDVSILQGACPDVDECVRREGRGSCDQICTNTVGGFYCSCYTGFTLQQDNLTCNEARTSWFDFYDEKVLSGHNTERIEGIHLEECAGRCLVGTSTVPSGSCLSFDYDHQGGGACVLSTANKDTSGAVLSDSDPPERFDYYHKRDSPYSCAFETANLCQYTQDTTDDFQWTRHSGLTGSSNTGPTGDHTTGSSSGTLRVSVKAGDTTTEIWSLRSGNQGNQWFSVNVSIPVTGSYQVIFEGVRGSGAYGDIVIDDVSILQEACPGRQTELKSSHKGKSTCVHMLHLVVSLVAISGVQCPALAVPDNGVLNGGNSYQDVVQFTCNHGYQLIGESSRTCQADGTWTGAAPTCIGVQCSTLTAPENGAVNGGNSYQNVVQFTCYHGYQLIGDSSRTCQADGTWTGANPACIDIDSCSPNPCVTRAQCTDVIAPGTGFRCTCGTGYVGDGLKSGTGCTDSNGCSPNPCVSQASCADVSAPGTGATCTCGTGYEGDGRQDGSGCSDIDGCLPNPCVTQASCADVIAPGTGATCTCRAGYVGDGRNDGTGCTDNNGCSSNPCVALASCTDVPAPGAGAICTCGTGYEGDGRHDGIGCSDINGCSPNPCVAQASCADVSAPGTGAICTCGTEYEGDGRKDGTGCSDINGCSPNPCVSRACCADVPAPGTGATCTCGTGYDGDGRQDGTGCSDIDGCLPNPCVTQASCADVIAPGTGATCTCRAGYVGDGRNDGTGCTDNNGCSSNPCVALASCTDVPAPGAGAICTCGTGYEGDGRRDGTGCSDINGCSPNPCVAQARCTDVPASGTGATCTCGTGYVGDARKDGTGCSDIDGCLPNPCVTQASCADVIAPGTGATCTCRAGYVGDGRNDGTGCTDNNGCSSNPCVALASCTDVPAPGAGAICTCGTGYEGDGRRDGTGCSDINGCSPNPCVAQSSCADVPASGTGAICTCGTGYVGDGRKDGSGCLDINGCSPNPCVTQASCADVPAPGTGATCTCGAGYDGDGRQDGTGCSDIDSCLPNPCVTQASCADVIAPGTGATCTCRAGYVGDGRNDGTGCTDNNGCSPNPCVALASCTDVPAPGTGAICTCGTGYEGDGRRDGTGCSAHVLA